One Portunus trituberculatus isolate SZX2019 chromosome 43, ASM1759143v1, whole genome shotgun sequence DNA segment encodes these proteins:
- the LOC123518384 gene encoding sodium-coupled monocarboxylate transporter 1-like isoform X1, translating to MVRTPFSLGHQTEATTESYGATEASTTGYASESYGATEASTTGYASEHKFNPADWAVFSLLLVGSVGIGVVSAVRSRRKTTTQEFLLGGKNMPPVAVAISLLGGIISAISILGNPTEIYLHGTQITISLLGAIPATVIINKILIPVFYNLNLVSLNEYIELRYKSVVLRKLATLVTLLTFSVYVGLCLYAPSLALSTVTSLSTLNSMIIMGAIVTFYITIGGVKAVVYTDVLQTLLMFGGVFAVVVMCCIDLGGVREVWTIAERGGRLEFFNMDPSPYVRHTFWSTFTLGFFFIINVIGLNQTTFQRFASVRTLEISKGLSWFFLFGLWCLWCLFFFSGLVAYAVYNTCDPYTSEKISKPDQIIPFLVTDKLGHIPGMAGLFVASVYGGVLSTLSSTGNSAACLIWEDFLKPFPYFSSLSESSATCVIKILSSFTGVMAVSLGMVMGKLGNLFHVVVSITSAITGPLSGVFLAGILLPWVDKKGALLAFWYPSPTICGW from the exons ATGGTAAGAACACCCTTCAGCTTAGGCCACCAGACGGAGGCGACAACGGAGAGTTACGGAGCCACAGAAGCCTCCACCACGGGTTATGCCTCGGAGAGTTACGGAGCCACAGAAGCCTCCACCACGGGTTATGCCTCGGAGCATAAGTTCAACCCCGCGGACTGGGCAGTGTTCTCGCTGTTGCTGGTGGGGTCAGTGGGCATAGGTGTGGTCAGCGCCGTCAGGAGCAGGAGAAAAACCACCACTCAAGAATTCCTCCTTGGAGGAAAGAATATGCCACCAGTAGCAGTCGCCATCTCCCTTTTGGGCGGTATAATTTCAGCCATCTCCATTCTAG GTAACCCAACCGAGATCTATTTGCACGGCACGCAGATCACCATCTCCCTGTTGGGCGCCATACCGGCTACAGTCATCATTAACAAGATCCTAATTCCAGTTTTCTATAACCTCAATCTGGTTTCTCTTAATGAG TACATTGAGCTGCGTTACAAGAGCGTCGTCTTACGAAAGTTGGCCACCCTGGTGACTCTGCTGACGTTTTCTGTATACGTGGGATTGTGCCTGTACGCTCCCTCGCTGGCCCTCTCCACTGTCACCAGCCTCTCCACTTTGAACTCCATGATTATCATGGGCGCCATCGTCACCTTCTACATCACCATC GGCGGAGTCAAGGCGGTGGTGTACACTGACGTGCTCCAGACGTTGCTCATGTTCGGGGGCGTGTTCGCCGTGGTGGTGATGTGCTGCATTGACTTAGGAGGCGTCAGGGAGGTGTGGACGATAGCGGAGCGTGGCGGAAGACTTGAGTTTTTCAA caTGGACCCCAGCCCTTACGTCCGCCACACCTTCTGGTCCACCTTCACCTTGggatttttcttcatcataaaTGTAATCGGTCTGAATCAGACAACCTTCCAACGTTTTGCTTCCGTGAGAACATTGGAAATTTCAAAAGG ATTGTCTTGGTTCTTCCTGTTTGGACTGTGGTGTCTCTggtgcctcttcttcttctccggcCTGGTCGCCTACGCCGTCTACAATACGTGCGACCCTTACACCTCAGAGAAGATCAGCAAACCAGATCAGATCATTCCCTTCCTGGTAACCGACAAACTAGGACACATTCCCGGAATGGCAGGTCTCTTCGTGGCGTCTGTGTACGGCGGGGTGCTTAG cacACTTTCCTCCACGGGAAACTCTGCGGCCTGCCTCATATGGGAGGACTTTCTCAAACCTTTTCCCTACTTTTCGAGCCTCAGTGAGTCCTCAGCCACCTGCGTGATCAAGATCTTAT CCTCTTTCACCGGCGTAATGGCAGTCAGTCTGGGGATGGTTATGGGCAAGCTGGGAAACCTATTTCACGTTGTGGTGAGCATAACCAGTGCCATCACCGGGCCCCTCTCCGGCGTGTTTCTGGCTGGTATCCTGCTTCCTTGGGTTGATAAAAAG GGTGCGCTTTTGGCTTTCTGGTATCCCTCTCCTACAATATGTGGATGGTGA